In the genome of Monodelphis domestica isolate mMonDom1 chromosome 2, mMonDom1.pri, whole genome shotgun sequence, one region contains:
- the monDomV1R1284 gene encoding vomeronasal 1 receptor monDomV1R1284, with the protein MISSELIFGVAFFLQCVIGIVGNSLLLVLYVCIAFKKPQEKKPMDLILVHLTVANMATLFTRGIPEIMFCFGMRNLLNDLGCKVVMYIYRISRGFSVCTTSLLSMFQAIIISPNNSVWARIKVKAPKYILHCFLFFCVTNALIYIRVIEHSEAIKNDNISRYEYISHIFMVRSLNENESTAAFLFGMTLHDFIYHLLMALSSTHMVLLLYRHSKQVQHIYSNSHSYRSFPEIKATQTILLLVSCFVLFYWINNCCTLYVAYSVENKVEVETIGAFFGGCYPALSPLLLIGSDNRIGKLHFIPGKEKRLHKDFMNTLVNY; encoded by the coding sequence ATGATATCTAGTGAGCTGATCTTTGGTGTGGCCTTCTTTTTACAATGTGTCATTGGTATTGTAGGGAATTCATTGCTGCTTGTCCTTTATGTTTGTATCGCCTTCAAAAAGCCTCAAGAAAAGAAGCCCATGGATTTGATTCTTGTTCATTTGACTGTGGCCAATATGGCAACACTTTTTACCAGAGGCATTCCAgaaatcatgttttgttttgggaTGAGAAATCTTTTGAATGATTTGGGGTGTAAAGTAGTCATGTACATTTATAGAATTTCACGGGGATTTTCTGTATGCACAACAAGCCTTCTGAGCATGTTCCAGGCCATCATCATCAGTCCCAACAACTCTGTGTGGGCAAGGATCAAAGTCAAAGCCCCCAAATACATTTTACattgtttcctctttttctgtgTAACAAATGCATTGATCTATATCAGGGTCATTGAACACAGTGAagcaataaaaaatgacaatatttccaGGTATGAGTATATATCACATATTTTCATGGTAAGATCATTAAATGAGAACGAATCTACAGCTGCATTTTTGTTtggtatgactcttcatgacttcatctATCATTTGCTTATGGCATTGTCCAGTACCCACATGGTGCTTCTCCTCTATAGACATAGCAAGCAAGTGCAGCACATTTATAGCAATAGCCATTCCTATAGATCCTTCCCTGAAATCAAGGCCACTCAGACCATTCTCTTGCTTGTgagctgttttgttttattctactGGATCAACAACTGTTGCACCTTATATGTGGCATATAGTGTTGAAAATAAAGTTGAGGTGGAAACAATTGGAGCCTTTTTTGGTGGATGTTACCCTGCCCTCTCTCCCTTATTGCTGATTGGCAGTGATAATCGTATTGGAAAACTTCATTTTATACCTGGGAAGGAGAAGAGGCTTCACAAGGATTTCATGAATACATTAGTCAATTATTGA